The DNA window GGGCTTCGGGTCGGAGCCGCAACCCAGGGACAAGAGGGAGGCGGACAGCAGGAATGCCGCGGCGAGGAGGGACTTGGCTGGAGTCTTCATGGCGTGCTCTCGAGGGTGTCGGGGCAGCGCGTGTTTCGCCCACGGAGGGGTGTGGGGAATCGACTTCAGGCTCCGTGGGCCGCGCTTTCAAACACGTAGACTCCGCGAGGCGGCGGAACTCATCGGTCGTTCGAGTTTTTTCTGAATCGCGAGGGAGGAAGGGCGGGATGGCGTCTTCAGAAACGAGGCCCGCTGTCTTCAGGAGCGACGATGTCGAGTGAACTCAGGATGGACGCCACAGATGCGGCGTGCGCCGAGACGAGTCACAAGTTTGATCGAGCGAAGCATCCAGCCGAACTCGTATCGAGAATCATGGAGGCCAGACGGAACGAGGACCTACTGAGTGAGCGTTGTCTTTCCGCTGAGCTGATTGTCTCCGTGCGTCCAATCATTCGGAGCGTCGTTCGACGGGTGTTGCCATTCTCTGGTTCCTTGAGCGTGACAGACCTTGAACAAGTGGCGGCGATATCGATTCTTCGGACGGTTGATAAATATGTGCCTTCACGGAGCCGGCTGTCATTTGGCGAGGTTGCGTATTTTCGTGTGAAGGCAGCGTGTGCGCAGTTCGCACGCCTGCACGGCACCGCTGTCCATCTGAGCGATGGCGCCCACAAGGGCCGAACGACCCGAGGTGGTCGAGCCCCTCGGATTCGAATGAAGGGGTTGGAGCCATGGAACGGGTCCACGGATGACTCACTGGGGGGACGGGCAGAGCCGCTGGTGAGATTGAGGATGCCCTTGGGGCGCTCATGTCCCGTGATCGCGCTTCGTCATGTCCCGAGCAGGCGCTGATGACGGCAGAGCGACGAGCTCGCGTGGCCGATGCTGTGCGGTATCTGCCGCCGGAAATGCGAGAGCTGCTCTCGTGTGTCTACGGCCTCGATGGCATGGAGCAGTCCGTGCGCTCACTGGCGCGCGCCTGGGGGCTCCAAAAAGTCGGGTTGCCCGACTTCACACACGGGCGCTCGTGGAGCTGCGCGAGAGGCTCGGGGCGTTGGCTTGGTGACGAACGATGGGGGAGGTGGTGTCGCCACTTCCCAAAAAACGAACGGGGTTGGACAGTTTCCACTGTCCAACCCCGCGTTTCTGCATGTCCCCGACGGGATTCGAACCCGTGTTACCGGCTTGAAAGGCCAGCGTCCTGGGCCTCTAGACGACGGGGACGTCGTCACTACATGAGTCGCGGGGGGATCGAACCCCCGACCCTCGGCTTAAAAGGCCGGTGCTCTACCATCTGAGCTAGCGACTCGCACTATTCTTTTGTTCAAAATCAACAGCCGCGCCCCTTGGGCCCTGGAGGCAGGCGCTTCCTACCAGCACTCCATCGCGCTTTCCACTGGCGAGCGCATGTTCCCCTTCCTGACGGCGGTTCCGCCGCCTTCCTCTGAACGGCTGCCCCCGCGCTACCGTCAGCCATCGGCTGTATACAGGCCTCATGGCCCAGGACCTGCCCCCGGACGAAATCGACGACCTGGAGGCCGAGGAGGGTGACGAGAAAGCCCCCTTCCGCCGCTACCTCACCCGGCTGGGCGCCGAGCGCATGCACCGCGAGCTCATCCGCCTGCTCAACGAGGAGCGCCCCAAGGTCACCGCCGAGGTCTCCGCCGCAGCCGCCCAGGGCGACCGCTCCGAGAACGCCGAGTACATCTACGGAAAGAAGCGCCTGCGCGAAATCGACCGCCGCATCCGCTTCCTCCAACGGCGCCTCGACACCGCCACCATCGTCACGCCTTCTGAACAGAGTGACCGTGCACGCGTCTACTTCGGCGCCACCGTCACCCTCGAGGACGAGGACGGAGCCCGGACCACGTACCAGATTGTCGGGTCCGATGAGATTGACGCCGCCGGAGGTCGCATCAGCGTGGAGTCCCCCATCGGCCGAGCCCTCCTGCGCAAGGGCATCGGTGACACTGTCGACGTGCGCCGCCCGCGGGGCGAGATCGAACTGACCGTCGTCGACATCCGCTACGACTAGGAGGCCCCATGCCTCGGACGCTGCCCATCAACCCCCGCTTCCGTCGCATCTTCCAGAGCCTGAGCGGGGCGGACCTGGCCGCGCCGGACCCCGACGAACTTTCACTCGAAGACCTGGGACTCGGCGACTCCCAGCAAACTCGCGGGGGCCTCCTCTTCGGTACCTACAGCCACCAGGGCCTGGACCGGGGCCTGCGTGCCTATGGCCTCCTCCAGCGCGCCGAGGAACGCGTCGGCCCCATGGAGCTGCGCATCCAGGGGGAAGATCCGTTCCGCCCGCGCATCATCCTCTGGAGCCGCCGCTTCTACGCCCCCGTCGCCGACATCTCGCTGCGCATGGCGACTGGCGCCGAAGTGGGCCTCGGCGGTCCGCTCGCCTCCGCGCCGCTGTTGTACGTCGACGCGCTGCTGCTCCAGAACCCGGGCCGTTCCTTCGACTGGCACCGGCCGCCACTGCCCGGACAGAGTCACCCAGGCCTCGCGCTCTCCGCGCCCCTCCTGGAGCTGCTCATGCTCATGGCCCGCCGCATCGGCGCGGAGGGGTTGGCCCTCACTCCCTCGACCTTCGCCGCGGCCACTGTCTATGACCGGCGCTTCCTCTTCGTCGATGGCGAAGCCCAGGGGCGCTTCCTCGCGCTGCGTGACGCGGGGGACTCGCGCCCCAGATGGTTGGTTGCCTGGGCGGTGGAGCTCGGCTGCATGCGCGACGCCGAGGGACAGCACGTCCCCTTCACCCCCATGCCCATGCTCGCCCCCTTCAGTCCCAGGCTGCGCGGCGCATTCGAGATGAAGGAGTGGCTCGAGGGCCGCGAGAAGACGGGCCGGCGGTTGCTCACGCTCGACGAGGAGGCACTCCGCCAGCGTTTCCCCTGGGAGCGCATGCCTCCGGGGCCCCCGCCCGAGCGGTTCGCGGACCTGCTGGGCTACGACCCGCTCGCCCCGGTCCTCGCGCACTGAGCGGCCTCTGTTCCAGGCGCGTCACACCAGGGTATCCGGGCCGGCCATCGGAGGTCCCTTGGGGCGAGGCCCAGGCGTGGGGTTTCCAACAGCGGGTGCGACACGCGTCAACCTGGCTGCTTCCGTGGGAGCCCCTGTCTATATTGGAGTGGGCGTCAGGCTCATCCACGTCGCACGGTCCCCAGCGGTCGCACCCGAACCAATCAGGTCGCGCAACCCACGATGCGAAAGAACTTCATCCTCGACACCAACGTCCTCCTCCACGATCCGCGCAGCATCTACGGCTTCGAGGACAACAACGTCATCATCCCCATCTACGTCATCGAGGAGATCGACCAGTTCAAGCGCGACCTCTCGGAGCTGGGCCGCAACGCCCGGCTGGTCGCGCGCTACCTGGACGGCTTCCGCGCGGAGGGCTCGCTCAAGGAGGGCGTGCCCCTGCCCCGGGGTGGAATGTTGCGCGTGTGCTTCACCGAGCGCGACCTGCCCCTGTCCATGGCGGACAGCAACCTGATGGACAACCGCATCCTCGCGGTGGCCATCGACCTGATGGAGCAGGAGCCGGACACGCAGGCGGTCTTCATCACGAAGGACACCAACCTCCGCATTCGCGCCGACGCGCTGGGCCTCATCGCCGAGGACTACGACACGGAGCGGGTGGAGATCACCGAGCTGTACACGGGCTTCACCGAGCGGCTTGTCCCCAAGGCGCTGGTGGACCAGATGTACAAGCCCGGCGCGGAGGTGGAGCTGCCCGACGCGGACACGCTCTTCCCCAATCAGCTCCTGCTGCTCAAGGACGAGACGAACCCCTCGCACACCGCGATGGGGCGCCTGCACGGCCTCAAGAACCGCGTGGTGCCCCTGCTGCGGCAGAGCAAGGAAGGCACCTGGGGCATCCGTCCGCGCAACATGGAGCAAGCCTTCTGTCTAGACCTGCTCCTCAATGACGACATCAAGCTGGTGACCATCGTCGGCAAGGCGGGCACGGGCAAGACGCTGCTGGCCATCGCCGCGGGGCTCCAGAAGGTGACCGAGGAGAACCTCTACCAAAAGCTCCTGGTGAGCAGACCCATCTTCCCCCTGGGGCGGGACATCGGGTATCTGCCCGGGAGCGTCGAGGAGAAGCTCAACCCCTGGATGCAGCCCATCTTCGACAACGTGGAGTTCTTGATGAACCTCAGCCGCGCGGACAAGAAGGCCGGACGCGGCTACCACGAGCTCCTGGACCTGGGGTTGATGGAAATCGAGCCGCTCACGTACATCCGCGGCCGGAGCATCCCCAACCAGTTCATCATCGTGGACGAAGCGCAGAACCTCACCCCCCACGAGGTGAAGACCATCATCACCCGCGTGGGCGACAACACGAAGATCATCCTCACGGGGGACCCGTTCCAGATCGACAACCCCTACGTGGATTCGACCAACAACGGCCTGGTGCACGTGGTCAATCGCTTCAAGAGCGAGAAGATCGCCGCGCACATCTCCATGGCCAAGGGCGAGCGCAGTGCCCTGGCCGAGCTCGCCGCCAACCTGCTCTAGCCGCCCCCGCGTGCCGGAGCAAAGAGACGTGACATGAAGAAGGACGGACCCGGAGACACCCCCTCGGAAGGCACGGAGAAGAAGCCCCTCATCGAGTACCCCTCGGTCTACACCTTCAAGGTCATGGGCAAGAAGGGCTCCGACTTCGCGGAGCACGTGCGGGAATTGTTCCGGCGGATGATGGGCTCCGAAATCTCCCCGGACTCCATCCACGAGCAGCCCAGCAGCAAGGGCAACTACGTGTCGTTGAGCGTGTCGGTCTACCTGCTG is part of the Myxococcus landrumus genome and encodes:
- a CDS encoding HP0495 family protein — encoded protein: MKKDGPGDTPSEGTEKKPLIEYPSVYTFKVMGKKGSDFAEHVRELFRRMMGSEISPDSIHEQPSSKGNYVSLSVSVYLLSEEQRRGIYDQLHKDPRVIYYL
- the greB gene encoding transcription elongation factor GreB, encoding MAQDLPPDEIDDLEAEEGDEKAPFRRYLTRLGAERMHRELIRLLNEERPKVTAEVSAAAAQGDRSENAEYIYGKKRLREIDRRIRFLQRRLDTATIVTPSEQSDRARVYFGATVTLEDEDGARTTYQIVGSDEIDAAGGRISVESPIGRALLRKGIGDTVDVRRPRGEIELTVVDIRYD
- a CDS encoding deacetylase translates to MPRTLPINPRFRRIFQSLSGADLAAPDPDELSLEDLGLGDSQQTRGGLLFGTYSHQGLDRGLRAYGLLQRAEERVGPMELRIQGEDPFRPRIILWSRRFYAPVADISLRMATGAEVGLGGPLASAPLLYVDALLLQNPGRSFDWHRPPLPGQSHPGLALSAPLLELLMLMARRIGAEGLALTPSTFAAATVYDRRFLFVDGEAQGRFLALRDAGDSRPRWLVAWAVELGCMRDAEGQHVPFTPMPMLAPFSPRLRGAFEMKEWLEGREKTGRRLLTLDEEALRQRFPWERMPPGPPPERFADLLGYDPLAPVLAH
- a CDS encoding PhoH family protein, with protein sequence MRKNFILDTNVLLHDPRSIYGFEDNNVIIPIYVIEEIDQFKRDLSELGRNARLVARYLDGFRAEGSLKEGVPLPRGGMLRVCFTERDLPLSMADSNLMDNRILAVAIDLMEQEPDTQAVFITKDTNLRIRADALGLIAEDYDTERVEITELYTGFTERLVPKALVDQMYKPGAEVELPDADTLFPNQLLLLKDETNPSHTAMGRLHGLKNRVVPLLRQSKEGTWGIRPRNMEQAFCLDLLLNDDIKLVTIVGKAGTGKTLLAIAAGLQKVTEENLYQKLLVSRPIFPLGRDIGYLPGSVEEKLNPWMQPIFDNVEFLMNLSRADKKAGRGYHELLDLGLMEIEPLTYIRGRSIPNQFIIVDEAQNLTPHEVKTIITRVGDNTKIILTGDPFQIDNPYVDSTNNGLVHVVNRFKSEKIAAHISMAKGERSALAELAANLL